In Halobacteriovorax sp. HLS, the following are encoded in one genomic region:
- a CDS encoding type II secretion system F family protein has protein sequence MSFFIALLGKSGIIGLIGCILFLFCYKYSQGIFNWIENQTFGTRTYIMEKLELLFIEIPEQKITYLLLGCSVGLGCFIFLLCGLLGQWLVGFIFGMFFGFLGFKIPKPFINHLVEKRIDEYSGQMVDALTLLSNGIRAGLSVPQAIGMVVDEMPAPVSQEFNMILQQNRIGVPLEECFDNLAKRVPTEDNDMFVSSINILRETGGNLAEVFDTIVDVIRERVRLKQKIDTYTASGMFQGMTIFMMPYGIGFIYFLSDPESVKPMFTHPLGIIMTVVAMMFDFAGGFVIMKIVKIKV, from the coding sequence ATGAGTTTTTTTATAGCGCTTCTTGGCAAGAGCGGAATCATTGGTCTCATTGGCTGTATTCTCTTTTTATTTTGTTATAAATATTCTCAAGGTATTTTTAACTGGATTGAGAATCAAACCTTTGGAACACGAACGTATATCATGGAGAAGCTTGAGCTTCTCTTTATTGAAATTCCTGAACAAAAAATAACTTATCTTCTATTGGGATGTTCTGTCGGCCTTGGTTGTTTTATCTTTTTACTTTGTGGTCTCCTAGGGCAGTGGCTAGTTGGTTTTATTTTTGGAATGTTCTTTGGTTTTCTTGGATTTAAAATACCTAAGCCATTTATAAATCATCTCGTTGAAAAGCGTATTGATGAGTACTCTGGACAGATGGTAGATGCTCTAACATTGCTTTCAAACGGGATTAGAGCAGGCCTATCTGTACCTCAGGCGATAGGGATGGTCGTCGATGAAATGCCTGCACCTGTTTCTCAAGAATTTAATATGATACTTCAACAAAACAGAATTGGGGTACCTCTTGAGGAGTGTTTTGATAATTTAGCTAAACGTGTACCAACCGAAGATAATGATATGTTTGTATCATCAATTAATATTCTTAGAGAGACTGGTGGTAATCTGGCTGAAGTCTTTGACACAATTGTTGATGTTATTAGAGAGCGCGTTCGATTAAAGCAAAAGATCGATACCTATACGGCCTCTGGAATGTTTCAGGGGATGACAATTTTTATGATGCCTTATGGAATTGGCTTTATCTATTTTCTCTCAGATCCTGAGTCTGTAAAACCCATGTTTACCCATCCCCTTGGAATCATTATGACTGTTGTTGCTATGATGTTCGACTTTGCAGGTGGTTTTGTCATTATGAAGATAGTGAAAATAAAGGTTTAG
- a CDS encoding ATPase, T2SS/T4P/T4SS family, with translation MAGYIITIIGGKGGQGKSQVAANLAFAYAGESRSKVLLLDFDKKASGDQNFITGMKSRKTVKDLSEFSGAIDPKTLMQFMAPHPSGVHYIGMPTDPTASEGINAEGLGKTLKAITNIFPVTIIDAGCELNDMALKALEFSTVIFLVVTPDILALNQTKRLYSDLVTMMFPKDMLQVVLNQSQKGHPVTPEVVGKSFGKPIFAAIPKDDQTCVLALNQKKPVMVVAKNSNFAKGVVEFSRKIIQKNILKSLAKLNVTIDKSAKSDSSPADEKKTKSAWTELKSRIHKALIDEMDLKNSDDGDPKAAIIMREQTKKMVVELLGKEDTKTIIPTRDDMNRIVKEILDEALGLGPLEDLLANKDCTEIMVVGPDKIFYEMNGKVKKSDITFTNDRQVLNVIERIVAPIGRRIDEKTPYVDARLHDGSRVHAIIPPSALDGCCITIRKFPEEVVTYKDYIKWGSLTQNMADFLRIAVEGHRNIVVSGGTGSGKTTLINILGGFIPSNERIITCEDSAELNFPQDHVVRLETRPPSLEGDGEIDIRCLVKQTLRMRPERIVVGECRGGETLDMLQAMGTGHDGSMTTVHSNNPRECIGRLETLVQYAGAGISPKAIREMIANSVHMIIQQKRLDDGSRKMTHISEIGGIQGDVITLQDIFLFQQRDIDKNGKIIGEFQASGFIPKFIEILERKGYNVPRGLFSNSSPSGGGGSSSGGSAPPSPSGGSSSGKKPSSSDPNRPKQRPPGNRPVKKRPPG, from the coding sequence GTGGCCGGATATATTATTACTATTATTGGTGGAAAAGGTGGACAAGGTAAGTCGCAAGTTGCTGCAAACCTTGCCTTTGCATATGCGGGTGAATCTCGAAGTAAAGTCCTCCTTCTCGATTTTGACAAGAAGGCCAGTGGAGACCAGAACTTCATTACAGGTATGAAGTCTCGTAAAACAGTTAAAGACTTGTCTGAATTTTCTGGTGCAATTGACCCTAAAACATTAATGCAGTTCATGGCGCCACATCCTTCGGGAGTTCACTATATAGGAATGCCTACAGATCCAACTGCATCAGAGGGAATCAATGCAGAAGGTCTTGGAAAGACACTTAAAGCAATCACAAATATATTTCCTGTAACAATTATTGATGCTGGCTGCGAGCTTAATGATATGGCCCTAAAGGCCCTAGAGTTTTCAACAGTAATTTTCTTAGTCGTTACGCCGGATATTCTTGCTTTAAATCAAACGAAGCGATTATATAGTGATCTTGTAACAATGATGTTTCCAAAAGATATGTTGCAAGTTGTTTTAAATCAAAGCCAAAAGGGACACCCTGTTACTCCTGAAGTAGTTGGTAAGTCTTTTGGAAAACCGATCTTTGCAGCAATTCCTAAAGATGATCAAACTTGTGTTCTGGCCCTAAACCAGAAGAAACCAGTTATGGTCGTTGCCAAAAATAGTAATTTTGCTAAAGGTGTAGTTGAGTTTTCCAGAAAGATAATACAAAAGAATATACTTAAGTCTCTAGCAAAACTAAATGTCACAATTGATAAAAGTGCTAAAAGTGATAGCTCTCCAGCTGATGAAAAAAAGACCAAGAGTGCATGGACAGAGCTTAAATCTAGAATTCATAAAGCTCTTATTGATGAAATGGATTTAAAAAATAGTGATGATGGTGATCCAAAAGCAGCAATTATCATGCGAGAACAAACGAAGAAAATGGTCGTAGAGCTTTTGGGGAAAGAAGACACAAAGACGATAATACCTACCCGCGATGATATGAATAGAATTGTTAAAGAAATTCTTGATGAAGCGCTTGGGCTTGGACCATTAGAAGATTTACTTGCAAATAAAGATTGTACAGAAATCATGGTAGTTGGACCAGACAAAATTTTCTACGAAATGAATGGTAAGGTTAAAAAATCTGATATTACCTTTACTAATGACAGACAAGTTCTAAATGTAATTGAAAGAATAGTAGCGCCTATCGGTAGAAGAATTGATGAAAAAACTCCTTACGTAGATGCTCGTCTTCATGACGGATCAAGAGTTCACGCGATTATTCCTCCGTCTGCACTTGATGGTTGTTGTATAACGATTAGAAAGTTTCCTGAAGAGGTTGTAACTTATAAAGACTATATTAAGTGGGGCTCTCTCACTCAAAATATGGCTGACTTTCTGAGGATTGCTGTCGAAGGACATAGAAATATTGTTGTAAGTGGTGGTACTGGTTCTGGTAAGACCACTTTAATTAATATCTTAGGTGGCTTTATCCCTTCGAATGAAAGAATTATCACTTGTGAAGATTCAGCGGAACTAAACTTTCCTCAAGATCACGTGGTACGCCTTGAAACAAGGCCTCCATCTCTTGAAGGGGATGGTGAAATTGATATTCGATGTCTTGTGAAACAAACACTAAGAATGAGACCTGAAAGAATTGTTGTTGGGGAATGTAGAGGAGGTGAAACTCTGGATATGTTACAAGCAATGGGAACCGGGCATGACGGATCTATGACAACTGTTCACTCGAATAATCCTCGTGAATGTATCGGTAGACTAGAAACTCTTGTTCAATATGCAGGAGCAGGAATTAGTCCCAAAGCTATTCGAGAGATGATCGCTAATTCTGTGCATATGATTATTCAACAAAAAAGACTCGATGATGGGTCTAGAAAGATGACCCATATATCTGAAATTGGTGGAATTCAAGGTGATGTTATTACATTGCAAGATATTTTTCTCTTTCAGCAAAGAGATATTGATAAGAATGGAAAAATTATTGGTGAATTTCAAGCGTCTGGTTTTATACCTAAATTCATAGAGATTCTTGAGAGAAAAGGATATAACGTTCCTAGAGGCCTTTTCAGTAACTCTAGTCCATCTGGCGGAGGGGGAAGTAGTTCTGGCGGTTCAGCACCACCTAGTCCTTCTGGAGGTAGTTCTTCTGGGAAGAAGCCATCTTCATCAGACCCTAATCGACCTAAACAGCGGCCACCAGGAAATAGACCTGTTAAGAAGAGGCCACCAGGATGA
- a CDS encoding DUF6531 domain-containing protein produces MKLGKLLLLLLLIPATTFAGVNLKNGNFYISYTDIIVPGGGHDLEISRTYNSKSTEKGWFGFGWGSDYETFLNISADGSVVVHENGSGAQTRFTPKEAVDPVSAANKIIEAMRKRTSVTEQVAKTLKVKLVNDAELRQAYARKFNVKAQLANGTVLYSNTRGLQEIHKIRDGFKRVYNDGKIQYFNAEGRLSKIKDKHGYTISFEYKNGNLLKIKDSDAKQLFFQWFQNGRVKSISSTAKKKTSYKFEGDDLVESVDVAGNVFKYDYDANHNMKSISYKDGSKMEINYTPKTQFVASVKSRSGDLTKYKYDSNPKNSDLHYWTIVSKKSPTGKEVSNRYEYEVKARPDGSQYTYRILTEINGLKTETIYSECCSLPLKITRGSHVTSFDYNDKGLLTKKTSTKGDYIELAYHKKFNKITRVVNKKGWTNFQYDEKSGNLSKAENSSGKSVLLLYDRKGRIKKMHDLNKETGKKRSLSFIYNAQGKPVEISMDKIGKINVQYDNYGEIKKVESKAGHKMALQVTQAFQSLLAIVKPAGVNLNL; encoded by the coding sequence ATGAAGCTTGGTAAACTACTCCTATTATTACTTTTAATTCCAGCTACAACATTTGCTGGGGTTAATCTTAAAAATGGAAATTTCTATATTTCTTATACAGATATAATTGTACCTGGTGGAGGTCATGATCTTGAGATCTCAAGAACATATAATTCGAAGTCTACCGAAAAAGGTTGGTTTGGTTTTGGTTGGGGTTCTGACTACGAAACATTTTTAAATATCTCTGCAGATGGTTCTGTAGTAGTTCATGAAAATGGAAGTGGTGCTCAAACGAGATTTACTCCTAAAGAAGCGGTTGATCCTGTTTCTGCTGCCAATAAAATTATTGAAGCAATGAGAAAGAGAACAAGTGTAACTGAACAAGTTGCAAAAACTCTTAAAGTTAAACTTGTTAATGATGCAGAACTTAGACAAGCTTATGCAAGAAAATTTAATGTTAAAGCTCAACTGGCCAACGGGACAGTTCTTTACTCTAATACTAGAGGATTGCAAGAGATTCACAAAATTAGAGATGGGTTTAAAAGAGTTTATAATGACGGAAAGATTCAGTATTTCAATGCTGAAGGACGTTTAAGTAAGATTAAAGACAAGCATGGATACACTATTAGTTTTGAATATAAGAATGGAAATCTATTAAAGATTAAAGATTCTGATGCAAAACAATTATTCTTTCAGTGGTTTCAAAACGGAAGAGTTAAAAGTATCTCATCAACAGCGAAGAAGAAAACAAGCTACAAGTTTGAAGGTGACGACCTTGTAGAGTCAGTAGATGTTGCTGGAAATGTTTTTAAGTACGATTACGATGCTAATCACAATATGAAGTCAATTTCATATAAAGACGGTTCTAAAATGGAGATTAACTATACTCCTAAAACTCAGTTCGTAGCATCAGTAAAGAGTAGAAGTGGTGATCTTACTAAGTACAAGTACGATTCAAACCCTAAGAACTCTGATCTTCATTATTGGACAATTGTTTCTAAGAAGTCTCCTACAGGGAAAGAGGTTTCTAATAGATATGAGTACGAGGTTAAGGCCAGACCAGATGGTTCGCAGTATACTTACAGAATTTTAACTGAAATAAATGGTTTAAAAACTGAGACTATTTACTCTGAGTGTTGTTCTCTTCCTCTGAAAATTACACGTGGAAGTCATGTAACGTCTTTTGATTATAATGACAAAGGGTTATTGACTAAGAAAACTTCAACTAAGGGTGACTATATTGAGTTAGCTTATCATAAGAAGTTTAATAAAATTACTCGTGTAGTTAATAAGAAAGGGTGGACTAACTTTCAGTATGACGAAAAGTCTGGAAACCTATCTAAAGCTGAAAACTCAAGTGGAAAGTCTGTACTACTTCTTTATGATAGAAAAGGTCGTATCAAGAAAATGCACGACTTAAATAAGGAAACAGGTAAGAAGAGATCACTATCGTTTATCTACAATGCTCAAGGTAAGCCAGTAGAAATCTCAATGGATAAAATTGGAAAGATTAATGTTCAATATGACAACTATGGCGAGATTAAGAAAGTAGAGTCTAAAGCAGGTCATAAAATGGCACTGCAAGTAACTCAGGCATTTCAATCACTGTTGGCCATTGTTAAGCCAGCGGGAGTTAACTTGAACCTTTAG